The following proteins are co-located in the Paralichthys olivaceus isolate ysfri-2021 chromosome 10, ASM2471397v2, whole genome shotgun sequence genome:
- the cnot9 gene encoding CCR4-NOT transcription complex subunit 9 isoform X1, whose amino-acid sequence MLATGAAVTNVTALAQVDREKIYQWINELSSPETRENALLELSKKRESVPDLAPMLWHSCGTIAALLQEIVNIYPSINPPTLTAHQSNRVCNALALLQCVASHPETRSAFLAAHIPLFLYPFLHTVSKTRPFEYLRLTSLGVIGALVKTDEQEVINFLLTTEIIPLCLRIMESGSELSKTVATFILQKILLDDTGLAYICQTYERFSHVAMILGKMVLQLSKEPSARLLKHVVRCYLRLSDNLRAREALRQCLPDQLKDSTFAQVLKDDTTTKRWLAQLVKNLQEGQVTDARGIPLAPQ is encoded by the exons ATGCTGGCGACTGGAGCA GCTGTGACTAATGTGACAGCTCTTGCCCAGGTGGACCGGGAGAAGATCTACCAGTGGATCAATGAGCTCTCCAGTCCAGAGACCAGAGAGAACGCTTTGCTGGAGCTGAGCAAGAAACGTGAATCGGTGCCAGACCTGGCTCCGATGCTCTGGCACTCCTGTGGCACCATTGCTGCTCTGTTGCAG gagATTGTGaacatctatccatctataAATCCACCCACGCTGACGGCTCACCAGTCTAACCGAGTGTGCAATGCCCTGGCACTTCTGCAGTGTGTCGCCTCGCACCCTGAAACACG GTCGGCTTTTCTCGCTGCTCACATTCCTCTTTTCCTTTACCCCTTCCTGCACACTGTGAGCAAAACACGGCCATTTGAGTACCTGCGACTCACCAGCCTTGGAGTCATCG GTGCTTTGGTGAAAACAGATGAACAAGAAGTGATTAACTTCCTCCTCACCACTGAAATCATCCCGCTGTGTCTCCGTATTATGGAATCAGGCAGTGAACTATCCAAGACG gttGCAACTTTCATACTTCAGAAGATTCTCTTGGATGACACAGGGCTGGCATACATATGTCAGACTTACGAACGTTTTTCCCATGTGGCTATGATCCTT GGCAAAATGGTGTTGCAGCTCTCAAAAGAACCATCAGCACGTCTGCTGAAGCATGTTGTTCGCTGCTACCTTCGCCTCTCAGATAATCTCAG AGCCAGAGAAGCCTTGCGTCAGTGTTTGCCCGACCAGCTGAAAGACAGCACCTTTGCTCAGGTGCTGAAGGACGACACCACCACCAAGCGCTGGCTAGCACAACTGGTCAAGAACCTGCAGGAAGGTCAAGTCACTGATGCCAGAGGCATCCCGCTGGCCCCACAGTGA
- the cnot9 gene encoding CCR4-NOT transcription complex subunit 9 isoform X2, with protein MLATGAVDREKIYQWINELSSPETRENALLELSKKRESVPDLAPMLWHSCGTIAALLQEIVNIYPSINPPTLTAHQSNRVCNALALLQCVASHPETRSAFLAAHIPLFLYPFLHTVSKTRPFEYLRLTSLGVIGALVKTDEQEVINFLLTTEIIPLCLRIMESGSELSKTVATFILQKILLDDTGLAYICQTYERFSHVAMILGKMVLQLSKEPSARLLKHVVRCYLRLSDNLRAREALRQCLPDQLKDSTFAQVLKDDTTTKRWLAQLVKNLQEGQVTDARGIPLAPQ; from the exons ATGCTGGCGACTGGAGCA GTGGACCGGGAGAAGATCTACCAGTGGATCAATGAGCTCTCCAGTCCAGAGACCAGAGAGAACGCTTTGCTGGAGCTGAGCAAGAAACGTGAATCGGTGCCAGACCTGGCTCCGATGCTCTGGCACTCCTGTGGCACCATTGCTGCTCTGTTGCAG gagATTGTGaacatctatccatctataAATCCACCCACGCTGACGGCTCACCAGTCTAACCGAGTGTGCAATGCCCTGGCACTTCTGCAGTGTGTCGCCTCGCACCCTGAAACACG GTCGGCTTTTCTCGCTGCTCACATTCCTCTTTTCCTTTACCCCTTCCTGCACACTGTGAGCAAAACACGGCCATTTGAGTACCTGCGACTCACCAGCCTTGGAGTCATCG GTGCTTTGGTGAAAACAGATGAACAAGAAGTGATTAACTTCCTCCTCACCACTGAAATCATCCCGCTGTGTCTCCGTATTATGGAATCAGGCAGTGAACTATCCAAGACG gttGCAACTTTCATACTTCAGAAGATTCTCTTGGATGACACAGGGCTGGCATACATATGTCAGACTTACGAACGTTTTTCCCATGTGGCTATGATCCTT GGCAAAATGGTGTTGCAGCTCTCAAAAGAACCATCAGCACGTCTGCTGAAGCATGTTGTTCGCTGCTACCTTCGCCTCTCAGATAATCTCAG AGCCAGAGAAGCCTTGCGTCAGTGTTTGCCCGACCAGCTGAAAGACAGCACCTTTGCTCAGGTGCTGAAGGACGACACCACCACCAAGCGCTGGCTAGCACAACTGGTCAAGAACCTGCAGGAAGGTCAAGTCACTGATGCCAGAGGCATCCCGCTGGCCCCACAGTGA